Proteins from one Panicum virgatum strain AP13 chromosome 7K, P.virgatum_v5, whole genome shotgun sequence genomic window:
- the LOC120642374 gene encoding endoplasmic reticulum metallopeptidase 1-like isoform X1 produces the protein MPRGQGSSMTTREKPKVDQAVDPNENNPKHRRGAYLLLGLLIIFLHGSWSVYRIQFGNLPLPLDAKQAGKRGFSEASALEHVKYLTSLGPHPVGSDSLDLAIQYVYAVAEKIKTTAHWEVDVQLELFHTDIGANRLSKGLFKGKTLLYSDLKHVLLRVVPKYMPEAEENLILVSSHIDTVSTTEGAGDCSSCVGVMLELARGVAQWAHTFKSGVLFLFNTGEEEGLDGAHSFITQHHWRNSVRFAVDLEAMGISGKSTLFQGTDYWALESFAAVAKYPSAQIALQDVFRSGAIKSATDFQIYQEVAGLPGLDFAYTDTTSVYHTKNDKMKLLKPGSLQHIGDNMLAFLLHSAASPNFLKNAQQQKQENTEQNKAVFFDILGKYMVVYSQRLATMFHNSIILQSLLIWGTSLLMGGRSGLVSFGLSCLSIILMLIFSICLPVVVAFILPHICPFPVPYVANPWLIIGLFGSPALLGAFIGQHIGFNLLKRQLRCVYSRTKPGLTHNTREYVIDLEAERWIFKSGFVQWLILLILGTYFKVGSSYIALIWLVSPAFAYGFLEATLSPVRLPKQLKVVTLVLGMAAPVVSSAGLAVRMADVIVGSVVRVDRNPGGLPDWLGNVIVAVAIAIVICFMFVYLLSYVHISGDKRTLGLLLCIFFGLSLALVTSGIVPAFTGDVARSVNVVHVVDATGIDDGNREPLSYISLFSNTPGKLTKELVDLGDEDFFCGRNMTTDFVTFTMKYGCWSYKDSSTGWSKSEVPMLRVESDSVTDGARQTVILVDTKSSTRWSLGINKQEIDDFTVQVDSEKLVLLGDKTEVDGWHTIQFAGGKNSPTKFQLTLYWSNSATETSRKEAKEATDVPLLVKLRTDVNRVTPQVTNVLEKLPRWSTPFGKSTSPYTLAFLTGLRVNI, from the exons ATGCCTCGAGGGCAAGGCTCTTCTATGACAACCCGTGAGAAGCCTAAAGTTGATCAAGCAGTTGATCCAAATGAGAACAACCCCAAGCACAGGAGGGGTGCTTATTTGTTGCTGGGATTGTTGATAATATTCCTTCACGGATCCTGGTCTGTTTATCGTATCCAGTTTGGAAACCTTCCTTTGCCCCTAGATGCCAAGCAGGCTGGCAAGAGGGGTTTCTCGGAAGCTTCTGCACTTGAGCATGTGAAGTATTTAACAAGCTTGGGTCCTCATCCAGTTGGTTCAGACTCCCTTGATCTTGCCATCCAG TATGTGTATGCAGTAGCAGAAAAAATAAAGACGACAGCTCATTGGGAGGTTGATGTTCAATTGGAGCTGTTTCACACAGATATCGGCGCAAATCGTCTATCTAAAGGTCTTTTCAAGGGAAAAACTCTCTTGTATTCAGATTTGAAGCATGTGCTACTGAGAGTTGTTCCCAAGTATATGCCTGAAGCTGAAGAAAATTTGATTCTGGTTTCTTCACATATTGACACTGTTTCCACAAC GGAAGGTGCTGGAGATTGCAGTTCATGTGTTGGAGTCATGTTAGAGCTTGCACGGGGAGTAGCTCAGTGGGCACATACATTTAAGAGTGGTGTCCTGTTTTTATTTAACACAGGAGAAGAAGAGGGTCTTGATGGCGCCCATAGTTTTATAACTCAG CACCACTGGAGAAATTCAGTACGTTTTGCTGTTGATTTGGAAGCTATGGGCATCAGTGGGAAATCcactctttttcag GGTACTGACTATTGGGCCCTGGAGAGCTTTGCAGCTGTAGCCAAATATCCATCTGCTCAGATAGCTTTACAG GATGTTTTTCGTTCTGGAGCAATAAAATCTGCTACAGATTTTCAAATATATCAGGAAGTTGCTGGTCTTCCTGGACTTGATTTTGCATATACAGATACAACATCGGTATATCACACGAAG AATGACAAGATGAAGCTTCTGAAACCGGGGTCTCTTCAGCATATTGGAGATAACATGCTTGCTTTCCTACTCCACTCTGCAGCATcaccaaattttttgaaaaatgcacAGCAACAAAAGCAAGAGAACACGGAGCAGAATAAGGCTGTTTTCTTTGACATTCTG GGCAAGTACATGGTAGTCTATTCACAGCGACTTGCTACGATGTTTCACAACTCAATCATATTGCAGTCACTTCTGATATGGGGAACATCATTACTTATGGGTGGACGCTCTGGGCTTGTGTCCTTTGGATTATCATGCCTGAGCATAATTCTAATGCTGATATTTTCCATCTGCTTACCAGTTGTGGTAGCATTTATTCTGCCCCATATATGTCCGTTTCCTGTTCCTTATGTTGCAAATCCATGGTTAATTATTGGCTTATTTGGTTCACCTGCACTGCTTGGAGCATTTATCGGTCAGCATATTGGGTTTAATCTCCTGAAGAGGCAGCTTCGGTGTGTGTATTCTAGAACAAAACCAGGCCTAACTCATAACACAAGGGAATATGTTATTGACCTAGAAGCTGAGAGATGGATTTTTAAATCTGGTTTTGTCCAGTGGCTAATACTTCTAATACTGGGAACCTATTTCAAGGTTGGATCGTCATATATAGCACTCATCTGGCTTGTTTCGCCTGCTTTTGCAT ATGGTTTTCTGGAAGCTACTCTTTCTCCTGTTCGGTTACCTAAACAGCTTAAAGTTGTCACATTGGTTCTGGGTATGGCTGCACCAGTTGTATCCTCTGCTGGTTTGGCTGTTCGCATGGCAGATGTAATTGTCGGGAGTGTTGTACGTGTTGACAG GAATCCTGGTGGACTGCCAGACTGGCTTGGAAATGTAATTGTTGCTGTTGCCATTGCAATCGTCATTTGTTTCATGTTTGTGTATCTTCTTTCATACGTTCATATCTCAG GTGATAAAAGAACTCTTGGTTTGCTATTATGCATATTCTTTGGTCTTTCACTGGCATTAGTGACAAGCGGTATTGTGCCAGCATTTACGGGGGATGTGGCTCGATCTGTAAAT GTTGTACATGTCGTGGATGCTACAGGAATAGATGATGGAAATAGAGAACCATTATCCTATATTTCTCTGTTTTCCAATACACCTGGAAAGTTAACAAAGGAATTGGTAGACCTTGGAGATGAAGACTTTTTTTGCGGAAGGAATATGACAACTGACTTTGTAACATTTACAATGAAGTATGGCTGTTGGAGTTACAAAGATAGCAGTACGGGATGGAGCAAGTCTGAAGTTCCTATGCTCCGTGTAGAAAGTGATTCAGTTACAGATGGTGCTCGACAGACAGTAATATTGGTTGATACAAAGTCATCGACACGCTGGTCGCTTGGAATCAACAAACAAGAAATTGATGACTTTACAGTTCAAG TGGATTCAGAGAAACTGGTTCTACTTGGTGACAAGACTGAGGTGGATGGATGGCATACAATCCAGTTTGCTGGCGGCAAAAACTCACCAACAAAATTCCAGCTAACACTGTACTGGTCGAACAGTGCTACCGAAACATCTCGAAAAGAAGCTAAAGAAGCAACGGATGTTCCTCTCTTAGTAAAACTCAGAACAGATGTGAATAGAGTTACACCACAGGTCACAAATGTCCTTGAGAAGCTGCCACGGTGGTCCACGCCCTTCGGCAAGTCCACTTCCCCTTACACACTCGCTTTCTTGACGGGCCTTCGTGTCAATATTTAG
- the LOC120642374 gene encoding endoplasmic reticulum metallopeptidase 1-like isoform X2, with translation MPEAEENLILVSSHIDTVSTTEGAGDCSSCVGVMLELARGVAQWAHTFKSGVLFLFNTGEEEGLDGAHSFITQHHWRNSVRFAVDLEAMGISGKSTLFQGTDYWALESFAAVAKYPSAQIALQDVFRSGAIKSATDFQIYQEVAGLPGLDFAYTDTTSVYHTKNDKMKLLKPGSLQHIGDNMLAFLLHSAASPNFLKNAQQQKQENTEQNKAVFFDILGKYMVVYSQRLATMFHNSIILQSLLIWGTSLLMGGRSGLVSFGLSCLSIILMLIFSICLPVVVAFILPHICPFPVPYVANPWLIIGLFGSPALLGAFIGQHIGFNLLKRQLRCVYSRTKPGLTHNTREYVIDLEAERWIFKSGFVQWLILLILGTYFKVGSSYIALIWLVSPAFAYGFLEATLSPVRLPKQLKVVTLVLGMAAPVVSSAGLAVRMADVIVGSVVRVDRNPGGLPDWLGNVIVAVAIAIVICFMFVYLLSYVHISGDKRTLGLLLCIFFGLSLALVTSGIVPAFTGDVARSVNVVHVVDATGIDDGNREPLSYISLFSNTPGKLTKELVDLGDEDFFCGRNMTTDFVTFTMKYGCWSYKDSSTGWSKSEVPMLRVESDSVTDGARQTVILVDTKSSTRWSLGINKQEIDDFTVQVDSEKLVLLGDKTEVDGWHTIQFAGGKNSPTKFQLTLYWSNSATETSRKEAKEATDVPLLVKLRTDVNRVTPQVTNVLEKLPRWSTPFGKSTSPYTLAFLTGLRVNI, from the exons ATGCCTGAAGCTGAAGAAAATTTGATTCTGGTTTCTTCACATATTGACACTGTTTCCACAAC GGAAGGTGCTGGAGATTGCAGTTCATGTGTTGGAGTCATGTTAGAGCTTGCACGGGGAGTAGCTCAGTGGGCACATACATTTAAGAGTGGTGTCCTGTTTTTATTTAACACAGGAGAAGAAGAGGGTCTTGATGGCGCCCATAGTTTTATAACTCAG CACCACTGGAGAAATTCAGTACGTTTTGCTGTTGATTTGGAAGCTATGGGCATCAGTGGGAAATCcactctttttcag GGTACTGACTATTGGGCCCTGGAGAGCTTTGCAGCTGTAGCCAAATATCCATCTGCTCAGATAGCTTTACAG GATGTTTTTCGTTCTGGAGCAATAAAATCTGCTACAGATTTTCAAATATATCAGGAAGTTGCTGGTCTTCCTGGACTTGATTTTGCATATACAGATACAACATCGGTATATCACACGAAG AATGACAAGATGAAGCTTCTGAAACCGGGGTCTCTTCAGCATATTGGAGATAACATGCTTGCTTTCCTACTCCACTCTGCAGCATcaccaaattttttgaaaaatgcacAGCAACAAAAGCAAGAGAACACGGAGCAGAATAAGGCTGTTTTCTTTGACATTCTG GGCAAGTACATGGTAGTCTATTCACAGCGACTTGCTACGATGTTTCACAACTCAATCATATTGCAGTCACTTCTGATATGGGGAACATCATTACTTATGGGTGGACGCTCTGGGCTTGTGTCCTTTGGATTATCATGCCTGAGCATAATTCTAATGCTGATATTTTCCATCTGCTTACCAGTTGTGGTAGCATTTATTCTGCCCCATATATGTCCGTTTCCTGTTCCTTATGTTGCAAATCCATGGTTAATTATTGGCTTATTTGGTTCACCTGCACTGCTTGGAGCATTTATCGGTCAGCATATTGGGTTTAATCTCCTGAAGAGGCAGCTTCGGTGTGTGTATTCTAGAACAAAACCAGGCCTAACTCATAACACAAGGGAATATGTTATTGACCTAGAAGCTGAGAGATGGATTTTTAAATCTGGTTTTGTCCAGTGGCTAATACTTCTAATACTGGGAACCTATTTCAAGGTTGGATCGTCATATATAGCACTCATCTGGCTTGTTTCGCCTGCTTTTGCAT ATGGTTTTCTGGAAGCTACTCTTTCTCCTGTTCGGTTACCTAAACAGCTTAAAGTTGTCACATTGGTTCTGGGTATGGCTGCACCAGTTGTATCCTCTGCTGGTTTGGCTGTTCGCATGGCAGATGTAATTGTCGGGAGTGTTGTACGTGTTGACAG GAATCCTGGTGGACTGCCAGACTGGCTTGGAAATGTAATTGTTGCTGTTGCCATTGCAATCGTCATTTGTTTCATGTTTGTGTATCTTCTTTCATACGTTCATATCTCAG GTGATAAAAGAACTCTTGGTTTGCTATTATGCATATTCTTTGGTCTTTCACTGGCATTAGTGACAAGCGGTATTGTGCCAGCATTTACGGGGGATGTGGCTCGATCTGTAAAT GTTGTACATGTCGTGGATGCTACAGGAATAGATGATGGAAATAGAGAACCATTATCCTATATTTCTCTGTTTTCCAATACACCTGGAAAGTTAACAAAGGAATTGGTAGACCTTGGAGATGAAGACTTTTTTTGCGGAAGGAATATGACAACTGACTTTGTAACATTTACAATGAAGTATGGCTGTTGGAGTTACAAAGATAGCAGTACGGGATGGAGCAAGTCTGAAGTTCCTATGCTCCGTGTAGAAAGTGATTCAGTTACAGATGGTGCTCGACAGACAGTAATATTGGTTGATACAAAGTCATCGACACGCTGGTCGCTTGGAATCAACAAACAAGAAATTGATGACTTTACAGTTCAAG TGGATTCAGAGAAACTGGTTCTACTTGGTGACAAGACTGAGGTGGATGGATGGCATACAATCCAGTTTGCTGGCGGCAAAAACTCACCAACAAAATTCCAGCTAACACTGTACTGGTCGAACAGTGCTACCGAAACATCTCGAAAAGAAGCTAAAGAAGCAACGGATGTTCCTCTCTTAGTAAAACTCAGAACAGATGTGAATAGAGTTACACCACAGGTCACAAATGTCCTTGAGAAGCTGCCACGGTGGTCCACGCCCTTCGGCAAGTCCACTTCCCCTTACACACTCGCTTTCTTGACGGGCCTTCGTGTCAATATTTAG